One genomic window of Nicotiana sylvestris chromosome 10, ASM39365v2, whole genome shotgun sequence includes the following:
- the LOC138880002 gene encoding uncharacterized protein, with translation MGSWKNSGNATTIWATTVNNIREATREVLGFTKGYPGRRIGDWWWNTEVQGKVEVKKVTYLKLVECTNKEEKRKNWECYKMAKKEAKLAVTTAKTTAFGCMNAELGSKYGDKKLYRLAKVREGNGHDLDQVKCIKDEDDIILMKDDRHTSIDY, from the coding sequence ATGGGGTCCTGGAAGAATAGTGGGAACGCAACTACGATATGGGCCACGACAGTGAACAACATTAGGGAAGCTACGAGAGAGGTTTTAGGGTTTACAAAGGGATACCCAGGGAGACGTATAGGGGACTGGTGGTGGAATACGGAGGTCCAAGGTAAAGTTGAAGTCAAGAAAGTGACTTATTTGAAACTTGTAGAGTGTACAAACAAGGAGGAAAAGAGGAAGAATTGGGAATGTTATAAGATGGCAAAGAAAGAGGCGAAGTTAGCGGTTACGACGGCTAAGACTACTGCCTTTGGATGCATGAATGCGGAACTTGGGAGCAAATACGGGGACAAGAAGTTGTACAGGTTAGCCAAAGTGAGGGAGGGGAATGGTCATGACTTAGACCAAGTGAAGTGCATCAAAGATGAGGACGACATAATATTGATGAAAGATGACAGACATACTTCCATAGACTATTGA